Part of the Lotus japonicus ecotype B-129 chromosome 6, LjGifu_v1.2 genome, GATAAACTTGATCCACTTGGTAAATTGCTTCCAAACCCCATAACCACCATGTGCCACAACTCTGTTTCTTCCAATTTCAACTCCACCGGCATCTATCATCAAAATTTCCATTACCCCCAAACAGAACCTATATCTAAACCACCACAGCACATTCAAACCCAGTAgaatcaaatcaaaacaaaaaaagaattgaACCCACAACCAGAACTTGCAGAGAGGAAGAAGGGAGAGCAGAGTAGAGCatgagaggaagaaggaagaaccACCACATAAGGGATAAGGGGTTCGCAGAGAGAGATATGGAGGTGTGGGTTTTGATGGGGTAACCCAGAACCGAAAAtcccaaaatcccaaaatccccaccccacccccaaaaccaaaTATCCCAAAATCCAACAAAGGGGAAGAAGAAATGGAGAACGAAAAATCAGATCTGTACAGGAAAagtgaaaagattcaagctttaAGGAGAATGGTGAGTGGGGGTGaagagaaaacccagcaaaccGGAAATGAAGATGCACCCAAGTCAAGATCTGGAGTCGGCCTCCCTCTCTCATTCCCATTCTGGATCCCTCCGTAACCAATTTGGCCACTGAAACCATCGGAAAGAAGAGAGCGAGTTACAACAGGAGGAAAGAGTAGTGGGTTGTTGAAGATGAGAGTGGGAATGAAGAAGGTGTTGAGGAAGGTGGTTGGGAGGTTGGGGATGAATTcataattttagggtttttaatttTGTGTTGTGTTTAATTAGATCagattagtaaattagtaaatttttaaaaaataagttttcTGGTTAAATAAtagagttggaattaaaaatattttttaattattttttaaattaaaaaataataataaaagccacgtggaaatgatgactgggataaaattgagagctggcacactttggccttaattgaattaaaaaaaaatttatagggacccaatttgatgcaaaaattttctaggccctagatttgattccctttacaattacaggggccttctgatgtattaagccttttaatttttatttaaaaaattgaaaaaccggCATAATTACCGCCACATCAGCCATGACCTACACGTTGGAATCACACATGAGCAGTCAACATGGTCAAAGGGTAAAAAACAAATGGTTTACTAAGTACAGGGATGGAAACCATCGCAATTTTAGttcagggatgaaaaccaaaaatTCGCTATAGTTTAGGGACGGAAATAATatttaaccctttttttttttaaatcatacgACATCGTCTTGGACCCTCTTTGATTTAATATGAATTGTCTCATAGAAAGATTTTGCTCAAAAAGTTCATTGAGTGTTTCTTATTTTGATTTCTTAAATATTATTCATGTAGACTTCTTCCATTGTCACATAAGCATCTataaaaaacaaagtaaagtAAAGTTGATTGATTATTGAGCTAAAAATGTAAAGTAATTTTTGTTCATATATATTTatgaaaagtgatttttgttTAATATTGGTGTGGGATTGAGTGTAAAATCTCACATTCAACTCATAAGTTATTACACTATTTATTTTTGTCTAAGAATAAAGAGAAAATTTCAGCACACAAGTAGGTAAGAGAAATAGAAGTTCACTCTCTTTATGTCGGGACcagtgttataaaactcggaccggaccggccggttcgaccggttgaaccgggaaccgaacccctgaccggtccgagccaTTAAATGGATCGGCCATGCAATTCAACCGGCATGAACCGGTTTGGACCGGCCGGTTCAGGAAATAAACCGGTGACTCGACCGGTATTTTATGGACcggtcatttttttttttttttttttttttttttttctgattttgtcttttttttgtcaaaactgtttttaatggtcaaactgtaattaatttacatttaatgttaattatttggtcaaatgatattcaattgagagttatttaaaaaaattgtcatagctaggacttgaacacagGACCTTGAGGGAAGAAAGCTAATCCAAATTTCCACTACACCACTTTGCTTCTTGTTAGGAAgaatgcatattattttatatatatgatatactaaatattttaaattattatatttttttaatataaaccgagtcaagcaatcgaaccaatgacccagtggttgaatcattgactcattgacccagtgtcTCGATCGAGTCaatcaccggtccgagtctgataacactggtcAGGACGCCTTAACCTAACTAAAGATATGACCATCGCCATAAGGAGATCTTGCCTAGCCTTCTTGTAGTCATGTAAAGCTCTGAAGCTGGGTGGATCCTATCATGGAAGGTCCCGCCCAGCCCACTCTCTTTAGTTTCTATCCAAATTGAGTGTATATTTGGTTTAGCATTAGTGCAAACGCGTACGTGGTTttatatatcataaagtatcaACGGTTAACTCAAAATTTGCCACATTGAGTTTTACGGTGTCCTGAAATTTTGCCACACTGAGTTCAACGCGAATTTACTTTGAGTTTAACAGAATTCTAAACATATAGATTTGCATTCGAAATTATTTCACTAAAATGACTCTCAAACAATAATTTTTTCGTctaaattgattttgttctacAATAATTATTTTGGGTTTCCCAAGGCAAATCAAACACACTCTAAATAGTGTTTCATTGCAATCTTCTTTATATATTAGTTAGAATTTTCAAACTTGCGGGTTAGAGATATAAGTAGGACGAGTCAAACCGACTCATTTTTGGCAAATAGAAAAAGCACAACCGTACTCAACTCACCGGGTTGGTGGGCTTGTTTTCCTAAttttaagaaaacaaaaatattaataaaataaaaaaatgactaATTCGttctttgaaaataaataagaaaattatgAAATTCACTACTAAAATAAACTGTTAATCACAAAAAGTTGTAAAAATTATTAACTAAGGGGGCGTTTGTTTCACGGCTTGGAAAAAGATTCCCGGGAATGTTTCGGACGGAATGCACATTCCAGCGTTTGGTAgcagatttgaaaaaaatatacctgGGTATCTTTTATTCCTGGATAAGTTATATACCCATCCAGAGGCATTTGTGATTCCCACTATAGAGAGGTGGGGAAGCTGAATCCTAATGAGAAGGGAATGATATTTTTTATGTGAAATTCCTCAATTGCCACTATCCACTACCCACGTTTTTTGCTACCTGTTTTACCACTACACAGGAGGAATCCCACCAAGTTTCTAACTGAATCCTCAGTCCCATTGTATATGTTAGTACTTGTTTCATTCCCATCATAACATTCCTAAGAACAAGATTCCCAGGTATCCTTTTTCAATCCGTGAAACAAACACGTCCTAAGTAGTGGTAGATTATAAATCCAAATCGAGTCATGCAACTTGTTTCAAgtatatcaaaatcaaattttaatttagaCCGAAGCCCCTTGCAATTGTTGTCGTTCAGTTTAGTTTCAGGtacttgcttataaaaaaaaagtttcaggtacttttctttaaaaaatcaTTGTAATATCTTATTTTAGTACCTAATAAATACATAAATTGTTAATTGTTTTATCCAACATATATATCTTCCATGGGAGCAATTTTGTTCAAACTTTGCACGTCCAAATTCTAGTGGGGTTAGATCTTGCGGTGGATTTGACAACATTGATCAATCTTTACCAATTTACCAAAATTCAATGCACCTTAATGACCACCAAAACATTCATCTTAGAAGTTACTTTTCAATGAAGAAAAATGGAATATTGCCCCGACAGGTTAATAAACGTTACTCAGAACATATTCCTAAACTGATTTGACAAATTGTACGTTATTTAATCTTTTAATACTTAGAACTCACCAGTTAAAATTAACACCATCAGTTATAAATAAATGGAAGGAGAAAATATTTGAGAAACACATGAGCAGGATATGTACCCAGAATATTTCAAAAAGTGGAGTGGCTGGTTGAACCAGGCCAACTTTGAATTAAGTATTCAATTCCATCAGTGTATAGAAAAATTATTCGGTTACCTATAAATTCTCGCTTATTTAAATTAGCCACAGCTTATTCTTTCATGACAACAGCAGACAAAGAAATGTGGACAAAATAATAGAATCTAGTCAACCTGTATTCATTAGACATCCCAAATTGATGGTTGAAGCTATCCAAGATATACTTGtcttatttatttacttatttgcaCGAGGAAATTGAACCTTCGATATAAATAGAATATGTGAAAGTGGGATCCAACTTCTATTTTCTATCTTATCCAGACACTTGCAATATACACTCTTCCAAACACAGCCTTAGTCACTGTAAAGAAAAATATTCGATTTGGTAATACCAAATGTACAAGATTCAACTGTACGTCTGTACCGAATCTTACAAgtattgttgtaagtgaatgaAAAGATGTAGATTACAACTGTCCCTAAATCAATTCAATGACCATTTTGTGCACCAAAAAAAGATGGACTCGCACATAAGAGGAGCAGAAGGAAATGTAATGGGTTCACTTGCTGTGTTTTGCTTTTGAAAGAGTTTTAATCATACCCTTGGCAATCTTCCAGAACCATAACACATTCATAATTGCTATCACAGGAGGTACCATAAGAACGCTGTAGAAACCCAATGGGTAGATCTCTTCCACCTGAAATGGGGGAGAAAAAAGTGTGGATATATTCGTTAGATGATGAAGAAAGGGGAGCTGTGAAGATATGTTTGATGGGGAATCACAGTGAAAAGGTTCACCTCATCAAAATGGATCCACATGtggatgaaaaagaaaatgaacagGAAAATCCTTGCAACCTGCagcacaaaaaaatataaaagggtCAAGCACTCTATACTTTGGTTACAACCATTGGGACCAAGACATTCAATTGTTATGACTCATGAcaaagtttaaactttaaagtcCTATCTTACATCAACAGACTAAATTTCTCTATTTGTCATTTAGAAACATTAACATTTAGCATTTAAAGCATGTTAGAGGGCAGCAATGATAGAACTCCAAATTATTTGACCGAAACTTTGATACCACTCGAGAATAAACTATCCAAAAGCTTAAGATATTAGGCGAAGGCATCTTAGTGGTTTTATATGAACCCTATGTTTACTAGTGGATGATATAGGAGCATATGTCAACCATGATCATCATCAATTTTACGCTTTCATATTTAGACAGCATAATGAACCTACCAAATTTAGTGAAGTTAGTTCTTTCAAACCCCTCTTCTAAAGCTCATGTGAGCCAACCAAATTATTTGTGaatgtaatttaaaaaaaaaaaaaagaatagagTAAAAATATCTACATAATGCTTCCTATTCAAGCATTCAATATGCACTATGCAGTATTCAATTTGTcagaatttattttaattatccTTTCATCCAAAACTCATAAATGAGGAGAAAGGCACCAAAATAAAACCATACTCGTCCATAGTCAATTCCTTCAGGTACTAAAATGAATTTTGAATTGAGACCAAGAGAATATTAAACATTACCAACCACCCGAAGAACAACGCAACGCCATTCCAGATGTATAGTTTAGAGTTCTTAAGACCAGCAGCGTCCAAGTACCTGTATGTGTAATTAAAATAATCAGTCAATGTTGACAAAAGTACAAGAAAGCAAATGGATGCATGAACAGAATTACCATCTTAGATTTACAAAAGGTGTTGTACTCTCGGTGAAGAGGACCATTAGTATGTAAATCTGTGCTTGACCACTTAGCAAAGATTGGATCATTGCAAACATGGACAGTCCATGGTGTAGAACCTTAAATGAAAATGAACAAGTTAGTTTGCCACTTCCGAATCACATAACTTGGATATTGAATTCAACGCATCATGAAAGTGTAAAGATATGTGCAACAGCCAagactgaaaaaaaaaagtatttttcaACTTACATATTCCAAACCCCCTAAAGCTGGAAAACGCCAAAGAATCATCGCAAGATCTGTTATAAAATAACCTATAGAAATCTGTATAAAGAGGAGGGGGAAGATaagtaaaaaataacaaataagcCAAGTGAACAATCATTGTTTTAATAATGCTGGTTGAGATCACACAACGACTAGAGATGCGACCAAAGTAGTTCTCATAAGGCTTGGGACCGTTTGGACTAGCTTCTGGGATTGACCTGGGCCTATCCCAAAATCTAATACGGTATTAGATAagagatttaaaaaaaacaagaatataAGTAAAACATGACTTCATGAATGCACCTCCACAGCATGCAGATCGGACCAATGGGGAAACTAACAGTTGGCTTGAAATTTTTCAGCCTGGGTCCCAACATGCAATATTTGTTAAAATAACTCCTATTTCCTATCACTCATTGTGGACAtcatcagtatgcatgaatctTTCCTCTGTCCAACAGCATAAGATGCTATTGCTATTGTGCCTCTTGCATTTTTCATAATAGCTATACAGATCTAAAAATTGATGACCCCATAGAGGAAGGTTCATTTTAAAAAGAAGTACAGCCTAAACAAATCCACGCTTCTTCAAGATTTAAACTGTCCTGGGTACTTAAAGAAGCTTAAGATAAAAGTCCGTAAAAATTGAATCATAAACAGCTAAGCCACAAACTTATCCCTAATACTACAACTAATCAGTAGTACTAGTAACATATTTCACCTTCCACTGAACTGTAATAATTTTTCAGTATTCAACATTGTGTATCCCCAACTTTTATCAACTTGAACTGCCCCTCAAATTCTCACATGCAAAGCGAGTCTTAATTCCATCTCTACTGTCGGTTTCATCTATTCTACTCAGCTTTCCAACTTTCTGATTGTACAAGTTCCAAACTGCCTCATAAGAATTTCCATTCCAAATAATGTGCCATGTTTATTTTTAAAGTCAGAGGGTGTTGTAAATCTCTTCTTCCATTAATGGAAAACATATCACAAGGACTGATTTAAAATTCTCACCCCAAACTCTTTCTTTTCTGATTTCTGAGAAAAAGATATAGCAAATGATGTCAATGTCAATTGTAAAATACAAACACCTTTTAAGTTTACATGTTTTATCAATCCCCTCACATGCATCATTTTTGTGTAAATCCAGTTAAATTggtaaataatataaaatcagcTCCTGTcaagtcaaacaaatcaaattgTGCTTATATCTTCATAACATACCCCCAATACTGCATTTGAGAAAGTAGATGATCTACTAACAACCAATGTTTCTTGTGAATCGTCATTGAAGAAATCTGATAACATCAAGaggtaaaatgacataaatgcTCCAAAAAGAGCATGAAACGTTGAGATTCCCCTGCATTACAAAATTTGTAACCATTAAATTCAATGTAAAAAAGTCAATTCTGGATAAATCAATACAAACAAAAGTAGTGATACAAAGAAGACATTTTACCGGTTATTCCATTCAATTTTCTGTGCACTGTTCAATTTGCTGTATCCCGTGAACAATAGAGAACTAAAGATAGCAGTCAATCTGTAAGCcttcaagaaaaaaattaaaaaggatcaaattttcaaattattaaataaagtaATCTTGATAAGACTAAATTTTAAGCATTTCCCCATTCAAATAAAAGGGAAAAGGGAATGAAAGAACACTATGTGCCTCTATTTAAACCTGACAGTTCAAACTAAGACTCTGTTCCTAATTTACTGTCtcaaataaacaaaagagtAAAGATTTTGGGATTTGAAGCTACAAAACAAAGGTAGGAGCTCATTTCTACCTAGACCACATATTTGTAAAGAACTACTTTCAGATATACTTTCCTGGCTGCTATTAAGTTCCAATTCAATTGGATAAGAGAGCAAAAGGAATATAAACTCACTCATCAGGAAGTTCAAAATGTGAAGTGCTTAGAAAAAATTACATGAGGCGGTAGAAGGCATTAAACACTAATTCCAAATATCACTTTTAATTGTTAGGTTGACAAGACAACATATTTATGGATAAGATCGTTTGCCTACAAGTAAAGCAGTCAAGTTCTCTTTGGACTTATTGTTAAAGGATGGTGTCATCATCCATGAAAAACTATTCTGTGAGTAATATAAACTAAATAATAAGCCACCATGTTTCTCTAACTGAAGAGGTCAGCAGAGAACTTAAAAGAGAAATATTTCTTTCCTCGACGTAAGTAAGCACAATTGCAATTTAAGTCCAAGGATATCCTGTGAAACAACCCATTTAAACATCCATCCCCTTAAAAGTCTGCACCAATATTTCATCATAATAATGCACAGGAATACAAGCTCTTCTCCATggcattttttcttttcttttttaccaTAAACCCCGTGAAACCAAGTTATACTTATCTAAATTCTTAAGTCATTATGAAGAATCCCTACTCTCTAAGTTTCATTCAAACCTGAATAGACCTTCTTAAAACTCAGGCTTGAGCCTAACTCTACCTCAGAGACTAGCTTAGGGAGTGAGAATTACCCTACCCTTTATAAGGATTACTCCGAGTCTCCAACTGAACTTCTAGTCAATCTAGGACCTTAATACACCCTCCTCATGCAACATTTGGAATGTGGACTTTGCAAGATTGAACATTTGTTGGTGGTCCAATAACGGATCTATATTAGGCACTGAACTAATACAACAACTAATGTCAAAAGACAGATAATGATTCCTACAGAATGAATTTCCCATTGCGTAACTGATCACGCTTATATGCATGATTGACAAATTCTAATTCCCTTACATAGTTACATGTTTTATGCTCAATCCTTCATCTGGATTATCACTCTTTTCAGTTCAATTCATAGAAAGGCATATCAAATATCTCCCTGATTACCCCCCATTTCTCCTATTCCTTGTGATGTTTATAGAATCATATTCTGCATTTCAGCAACCATAAATACTTATTTGGCTTACTTAGACATAGCTTCCCGATCCTTAAGAACGATTAGCAACAAAGAAGTCACTGATAAACAGATGAAAGCTCATTTCACTTACAATAACGCAGAAGACGATACCGGTGAATACAGACACCAGCCATTGAATTTCTTTGCTTGGAGAAACAAAGCCATCAGAGGAAAGCAAACCAGCCAAGACACCAAAAGGAAGAGTAATTCCCATTCACTCTCCCAGTTGAAAAATCACAAAGTCAAACCAAACTGCATCAaatacaccaaaaaaaaaaaaagcattagAGCCAAGGCATAAAGACACAGTATTTTGAATTTGAAGCATACAGTAAAGGAAAGTGGTGGAAAGTGGAAACCCACATAAACAAAGAACTGGGATAGAGACTTTTTATTTAATagggaaaaaaaaacttccaTGGATGTGAAACGTGTCTggaaaaaatagcatttatttatTTG contains:
- the LOC130723913 gene encoding uncharacterized protein LOC130723913; protein product: MGITLPFGVLAGLLSSDGFVSPSKEIQWLVSVFTGIVFCVIAYRLTAIFSSLLFTGYSKLNSAQKIEWNNRGISTFHALFGAFMSFYLLMLSDFFNDDSQETLVVSRSSTFSNAVLGISIGYFITDLAMILWRFPALGGLEYVLHHGLSMFAMIQSLLSGQAQIYILMVLFTESTTPFVNLRWYLDAAGLKNSKLYIWNGVALFFGWLVARIFLFIFFFIHMWIHFDEVEEIYPLGFYSVLMVPPVIAIMNVLWFWKIAKGMIKTLSKAKHSK